The DNA sequence GTCGTGATTGCTGCCGTAAGCGTCGTCTTACCGTGGTCAACGTGACCAATCGTACCAACGTTCACGTGCGGTTTGGAGCGTACAAAAGTCTCTTTTGCCATTGTATTTGTAGGTTTAAAGTACTGTGTCTAAGTTTTTGTTATACAAGGATTTAATTTCCACCTGCCTGTGCAATTACCTCATCTGCGACCGATTTAGGGGCGGCATCATAGTGATCAAATTGCATTGAGTAGTTGGCACGACCTTGCGTAATTGAACGCATTTGGGTAGAGTATCCAAACATATTAGCCAGTGGCACGTGTGCTTTGATTACCTTTACCCCCATACGCTCTTCCATATTCATGATTTTCCCGCGACGGCTATTCAGATCACCAATAACGTCTCCCATGTACTCTTCAGGTGTAATCACCTCTACGTCCATAATTGGCTCCATGAGTACCGGACTGGCTTTTCGTGCAGCTTCGCGAATTCCCATTCGGCCTGCAATTTCAAAGGAGTTTGCGTCCGAGTCCACATCATGAAACTTTCCGTCAAATAAACGTGCCCTAAGCCCTTCCATCGGGAATCCCGCAAGTGGTCCACGGTCCATGGCAGACTTCATCCCTTTCTCCACTGGTCCGATAAACTCGCGTGGGATACGTCCCATAGAGATGTTATCCACGAATTCAAATCCAGTAGAACCTTGAATAGGACTTAGTTCAAAAGTAACTTCGGCAAACTGTCCTTTACCACCCGACTGCTTTTTGTGGGTGTAGGTATGGGTAACTGCCGAACGGATGGCTTCCCGATAAGCAACTTGTGGTGCACCAATATTGGCCTCGACCTTAAATTCCCGCTTCATACGATCCACAATGATCTCCAAGTGCAACTCGCCCATTCCTGCAATAATGGTTTGGCCTGTCTCCTGGTCTGTAGATACACGGAAGGTGGGATCTTCTTCAGCAAGTTTGGATAAGGCAATCCCCATTTTTTCGACGTCGGCTTTTGTTTTCGGCTCAACGGCAATCCGGATAACCGGCTCTGGGAATTCCATATTTTCCAAAACAATGGGATTATCTATATCGCAAAGGGTATCGCCTGTTCTGACTTCTTTTAGCCCTACAACAGCGGCAATGTCTCCCGCAGCGATAAAGTCTAAGTCTTCTCGTTTGTTGGCGTGCATTTGGAGCAATCGCCCAGCCCGTTCGTCCTTTTCGGTTGTGGTATTCAGGATTTTAGATCCCTTCATTAATTTCCCACTATATACCCGCACAAAAGTCAACTTACCCACAAATGGGTCTGTCATAATTTTAAACGCGAGGGCACTAAATGGCTCACTAACCGTTGTTTTGCGGATCAGTTCTACATCTGGTTCGCGCAGGGCATGACCTTTTACTTCCTCCACATCTACTGGACTGGGCAGAAAGTCTAAGACTCCATCCAATACGGCCTGAACACCTTTGTTTTTAAAGGCAGTTCCACAGAATACAGGCGTAATTTGCATGGCCAAGGTAGCCTTCCGAACGGTTGTACGAATTTCTTCGTCGCTCAACTCCTCTCCGTCCAAATACTTCATGAGCAACTCATCGTCTTGCTCTGCTACTTGTTCTAAGAGGTGGATACGCCAATGACGAGCCGTATTTTTTAAATCTGCTGGTATTTCGATTTCATCATAGGTGGCCCCTTGGGTTTCATCGTGCCAGATAATGGCTTTGTTTTTAATAAGGTCTATGACCCCTTTAAACATAGCACCTTCCCCAATCGGGTATTGAACCGGAACGGCATTCGCTTTTAAACGATCTTTCATCATTTTAAGCACGTTCTCGAAGTCCGCACCAGTACGATCCATTTTATTTACAAACGCAATACGCGGCACACGATATTTATCAGCCTGACGCCACACGGTTTCGGATTGTGGTTCAACCCCACCTACCGCGCAAAACAATGCAACCGCTCCGTCCAAAACACGAAGCGAGCGCTCTACCTCGACGGTAAAGTCCACGTGGCCAGGTGTATCAATGATATTAATCCGATGCGTACCTTTCCGGCGTCCGGTTTTCGTGTCTTCAATGTCTTTCCCCCACATGGTGGTGGTCGCAGCCGAGGTAATGGTAATACCACGTTCTTTTTCCTGCTCCATCCAGTCCATTTCTGCGGCTCCTTCGTGTACTTCACCTATTCGGTGTACACGTCCGGTGTAAAACAGAATGCGCTCGGTTGTTGTCGTCTTTCCGGCATCAATGTGGGCCATGATACCGATGTTGCGGACATTATCCAGCGATAAATCTGACATGATGTATAGGGTTTATTTACTTTTTGCAAATTTTGAGGTACAGAACCGTTTTAGAAGCGGAAGTGGGCAAAGGCTTTGTTCGCTTCGGCCATACGGTGGGTATCGTCTTTTTTCTTCACGGCGGCTCCTTCGCCTTTTGCTGCACTAATCAACTCGTTTGCAAGACGAATGGCCATACTTTTGTCGGAACGTGCCGAGGCATAGTTGATCAACCAGCGATAGGCCAGCGAGGAACGTCGTTCCGGACGAACTTCCATTGGAACCTGATAGGTTGCGCCACCCACGCGACGACTGCGGACTTCTACCACGGGCGCCACATTGTTCAGGGCTTTACGAAACACTTCTACACCCGGCTCCTTGGTTCGCTCTTCGATAATCTCGAAGGCTTTATACACAATCGCTTGTGCGATGCTTTTTTTGCCGCTTTGCATAACCGCGTTAATAAACTTAGATACGGTTACGTCTCCGTAAATCGGATCCGGCAATACTTGGCGTTTTTCTGCTCTTTTCTTACGCATTGTTTTCTGCGTGTTGAATAGTTGAAAATTTGTGGATAACGTTCAGAAGGCTTTGCACCTTAGAACTACTGAATCAATGGCTTATTTCTTTTTGCCACCTTTTCCGGCCGGAGCCGCTGCTTGTCCTGGCTTCGGACGTTTGGTTCCATATTTGGAACGTGCCTGACGGCGACCATTAACACCGGCGGTATCCTGTGCACCACGCACAATATGATACTTTACCCCAGGAAGGTCTTTTACCCGGCCACCGCGTACCAAAACAATGGAGTGCTCCTGAAGGTTGTGACCTTCGCCGGGGATGTAGGCAATAATTTCAACCTGATTTGTCAGACGGACTTTAGCAACCTTACGCATGGCCGAGTTCGGCTTTTTAGGTGTTGTTGTGTACACACGTGTACAAACACCACGACGTTGCGGACAGCTGCTGAGCGCCGGAGACTTTGTTTTTTTGATTTTCGGACTACGTCCTTTGCGGACAAGTTGTTGAATCGTAGGCACTTTTACCTCGCTTATTGGTTCTTGCTACTCATGTTTTGATGCACCAAAAAATGCGTACCTGGCTTTTTGGTCCAGACTTTCAAAATACTGTCTTACTAGATATATAAACAACCATGCACTTGCAACATCGCAAAATTCATTCACTTATCCACAAAATCTACACACAAATAAATCATCTTTTAAATCAAGTGATATAGATCAATATATCAAACAATAAAAATCTTTACAATTCCTTTATATTCATAATTTACAAGAATTTACTTTCAAAAAAAGGTTTTTATTTACAGAATGCCAGCCATTGATGAACCGTTTGTGAAAGTAATTGATCATTAAAGGGCAAGGGTTCACATTTTTGGGCTTGCGAGAGATATTCTGGAAGATGTGCAATATTGTGTTGAAGGCAAACGGCCGCTCGGTTATGGTTGCTCCAGTTTTGCCCCAAGTGTTCTTGTTCGGTCTGACCAGGTGTGGGAACCAGTACTAATTTCGAGATACCCAATACTACATAATCCATTAGACTTGAATAACCGGAACGGGAGATCACCACTTCTGCTGAACGGAGCAGGTGCTGCAAATCTGGGCCATCGAGAAAAGGGATGATTTTGATATTGGGCAAGGTTTTAAACACCTGTCCTCTTGGTCGTCCTTCAACAATCCAGAGAGGGTACGGTAACTTGGGAGCAACCGCCATCAATGCTTCTTGTAACATACTCCGTTGCGGCTCCGGCCCAGATAGTACAGCGGCAATAAATGGCTCATGGGTCTTTAGCCGATTGTCTAAAAAATCGTACGGCGTTGATTCTCCAGAAAAGCGAGACAATACGCCAATCCAATTAACACGGGGCGACCTTGATGCGTTATTTTTGGGTAGCGGGAACCGGTGTAATAAATCACCGGCCAAGCGCAGTGCGGGGTCATCCGGCAGCCACCAATCTGAAAAAGGGCGAATAATTTGTTTATGCACCCCGAACGCCGTCAGATGAAATGCCTGAAACGGCTTGGGCGGCAAGACAGCGATCTGATGCCCAATGAAGGCAGACGGCACGTCGGACAGCCACATTCCAAAACGACTATCCGACACAACCCCATCGAAGGTCTCCTCTTCGTGCCAACTGCGAAGGATACGGTGTTCGTGCGAGACGGTGCGGATAACGTGCGGCACTTGGCCATAGATGGCGATCAAGCTATTTTTGCGGCCATACCGGATGTTGTAGCCAGGAAGTTCTCGGGTTTCTGTTTCTGGAAATGTACGTTTGAGCACCTGCAAGGCATCGCCATCGGATGCCAGCACGACCGAAGCACCTGCTTTTTGCAGCGCCCGAATCACCGGAATACTTCGTGTAGCGTGCCCTAAACCCCAGTTCAGAACGGCGAAGAGAATACGTGGCATATTTTATGGTATGCTTGTGAATAGCCGCTTGCGTTGTTATACTACAAGAAAAGATAGCCTAATCGCACATTGGGTTTATGGAAAAAGGAACCAGCGGGTATGCGAATTCTCTCTATTTTGTTTTTAGGATGCCTGTTTGTTTGCGCCCGGCTTGTTTGGGCGCAGCCCAATTTACGCTTGGTCAATGCCGACACCCAAGTGTCCAAAATTGCTTTTCGAGGACATTCATTCCCCGAAGAACAACTACTGGAAGTTATTTCAACACAAGCACCTACGGCATTCGATCGGTTGGCTCCTTCTTGGGCAAGCCGCCTTGCGTTCAGGGAGGTACGGCAATTTCCGTTTAATCCATACGAGGTTCAAAAGGACGTAATCCGACTCAGGCGTTTTTACCAGCGGAATGGATATCTATCTCCCCGGATTTTATCCCAATTCGACTTCGACCCCGTCGCCAACAAGATTAAGGTTTTTTTTAACATCTCGGAAGGGCCTCCTCTCACCATTCAGGAAATTCTCTTTTTTGGCCCGGATGGCCGCGATGCCTTCTATCAATTTCCGGATGCTTCCCGTAATGCCTGGCGGACTTTTCGGGATCCGTTCATTCAACAATTTGGAGAGCGTTTTTCCGAATTGGCGATGGCGCAATTTCGTGAAAAGGCCGTCCGATGGATGAAAGATAAAGGCTTTGCCTATGCACAACTCCGCGACGTAACCATGGTGGATACCCTCGCCAACCTTGCAGATGTCACCTTATACATTTCGCCGGGACCCCGTTGTTCCTTTGGTAAAATACGGATAACAGGGCTTGAACACATTTCTGTAGCAACCGTTCTCAATCTACTCACCTTCCGGGAAGGCGACCCCTTTTCTTATCGGCAGTTAGAAGAGAGTAAGCGGCAAATTTTTGAGTCCTCCCAGTTCCGTTTTGCCCTCTTCAGTATTCCGACTCAACCTTTATCGGACAAAGTGGATGTCATTTTTGAGGTTCGTGAGGCCAAATTACGCTCTGTAAGTGGTCAGTTGGGGCTATCCTCCGACACAGGCCCCCGGCTGGAAGGCAAGTGGGAACACCGTAATTTTCTGGGGAGCGCCCGAACCTTGAGTGCACAAGTGGTGGTACAACCAGGTGATTCTTTAGGAATTTTCCGTAGTTACCCTATCGAGAAAAAATATAGAGGTTCTTTGTCGTTCAGGCAACCCCATTTTTTTTATCGTAAACTCTCTGTGCTTACACAGCCCTACGTAGAGTACACCAACGACTTTTTGAATACACCACAGACTTCATGGGGCGTAGATACTTCTTTTTTACTTCGCCTTTCTCAATATCAAAATCTGAATATTGCCTTTAACTTTTCGCGGGTAACAGCGGATCCTGCCACGTTGCACAATTCAGACCAATACAATCAGGCGGCGATTGCTTTTTCGGGGACGCTGGGCAAGGTAGATAACATCTTATTCCGTACACGCGGTTGGTTGATCAAACCCTCCATTACCCTTAGTGGACGCCCCGGACTATTGCCCAATGCGCCTAAAGTACTTATCTCGGATCTGAATTACCTAAAAACTTCATTAGAAGGAACGGCATACACCTTGCCTTTACAACAACAAGACGGACTTCCAGACTTTTTGCGCCGAGCATCGCTTAACGTGCGATTATTTGCTGGCAAGATGTGGACCGCCGACAGAGTATTTGAGGATGACAAGTTTTATACCCGTTATTATCGTTTATTGTATTTTGGAGGGGGCGATCGGGATGTTCGTGGCTGGCGAAACAAATACCTTGGCCCCAGAGATGAGTTCGGGTTTGCGCTGGGGGGTACTGGCAAAATTACAGGTAATATCGAAACACAAATCCCACTGCCTTCGCTAAATAGCTTACGCGGGGTGGCCTTTCTTGATTTCGGCAATGTATGGACAAATCAGTTATACCTTAACCCTGCAAAATGGAAATTTGGTACGGGTGCGGGTATTCGTTTTTTGGTGGCAGGATTTACTGGTGGGGCCGATCTGGGCATCAAACTAAACCCAGATTATCAGGACTTACACAATGCGGATGGTGTCCGGTGTAGGTGGTATGATATTTTAGGCTCGTGCAGCCCATTAAGTTTGCATATTCAATTTGGCCAAACATTCTAGATCAGCTGTCTCTACAGAGCAGCATAGCGCGATTGCAAAAATTTTGTGTGACCCACACCTTTCGCCCAGTTGCGGGTTGTACTTTCCTCGAAACTGAACCCTAATATCCAAGACAATATTATATGAGCACTATTCAATGGGTAGAAGCCGGTACGTTTACCGACATCAAATACCACAAGGCGGAAGGCTTGGCCAAAATAACCATTAACCGTCCCGAAGTGCGCAATGCATTCCGGCCAGAGACCGTTAAAGAACTGCGCATGGCCCTACACGATGCCCGCGAGGATCATGAAGTAGGGGTCATCATCCTGACAGGAGAAGGGCGGGAGGCCTTTTGTTCCGGCGGCGATCAACGCATAAGGGGCGATGCCGGATACAAAGAAGCCGGAAACGAGAAAGTCATGCGACTGAATGTATTGGATTTCCAACGAGAAATCCGGACCTGTCCGAAGCCTGTCATTGCCATGGTGGCTGGTTGGGCTGTAGGCGGTGGGCATGTCCTACACGTCCTTTGCGACCTGACGATTGCCGCAGATAATGCCAAATTTATGCAAACCGGCCCCAAAGTCGGTTCTTTTGATGGCGGATATGGCTCCAGCTATTTGGCACGCATTGTCGGACAAAAAAAGGCCCGTGAAATCTGGTATCTATGTCGTCCATACGATGCACAAGAGGCTCTTCAAATGGGCTTGGTCAACAAAGTCGTTCCCTACGAGGCATTAGAAGAAACCACCGTAGAGTGGGGGCGTGAAATCATGCAAAAATCGCCATTGGCCATCCGACTGCTAAAATCCGCATTGAATGCAGACTGTGATGGTCAAGCGGGGCTTCAGGAATTGGCGGGAAATGCCACCTTATTGTTCTACATGACAGAGGAAGGACAGGAAGGACGGAATGCGTATAATGAACGCCGACAACCCGCTTACGACAACACAGAGCGATTCCCACGTCGTCCGTGAACAAAGGTATAAATACAACAAGAGCTGATTGGGTTTTGTTTGTACCATAACCCACACACAATTTAGGCTGCTGAATCTTCAAGAAAGAGAGGGTGTAAAGATCTCTATTTATGTTTATGGTGTAATCCCAACTTTTGTTAAAAAGGCCACCCCAAACGAGTGGCCTTTTCTGATTACATGGTTCGTTTTCAGTTAGTAGGGCTTTAGGCTAATGGCCGTGCCGCCGCCTGCGGCCAATTTGAGTGTTAAGGTTTGGCCTTTTTTGACGTTCAAACGCCGAATGTTCACGGACTTTGGGTTCTTTTCCCAGTGTGCGTCTTGGCCGTCTTCATATACCGTCGCTTGATATGTTTTTCCAGCATCTAAAAAATCTAAGGGGATGGTAAACACACGGGCTACTTCATCGGTAATGCTTCCGATAAACCAATTGGGACTGTTTTTTGCTTTTCGGGCAATGGAAAGGTATTCCCCAACTTCCGCATTCAAAATGCGTGTATCGTCCCAATCTACAGCCACTTCTCGGATAAACTCCAAGGACGGTTTTCCCTCATAATGCTCTGGCAAGTCTGCCACCATTTGAACCGGGCTGTATAATGTGACATACAACGCAAGTTGTTTGGCAACCGTTGTGTGTACCCGCTCATCTTTTTTGAATGAATCGAAGGTAACATCAAAAATGCCCGGGGTATAATCCATTGGGCCGCCCAGCAGTCGGGTAAAAGGCAAAATGGTTTCGTGTTCAGGCGGGTTTCCTCGGCTCCACGCATTAAACTCGTTACCCCGCGCTGCCTCCGAAGCCATCCAGTTCGGATACGTCCGGTGCAACCCTGTTGGACGGACTGGTTCATGTGCATCTATCATCACTTTGTGGCGGGCCGCCGCCTCGACGGCACGGATGTAATGGTTTACCATCCATTGGCCATCATGGTGTTCACCTTTGGGAATAATTTTTCCCACATATCCAGTTTTTACGGCATTAATGCCATGCTGCTTCATATAAGCAAAAGCATCCTCCATTTGTCGTTCATAAGAAGTGACGGCCCCAGACGTCTCGTGATGACCTATTATTTCTACGCCTTTGCTTCGGGCATAATCTGTTACGGCCTTTATGTCGTAATCCGGATAAGGCTTGGTAAAATCAAACACTTCGTCTTTCCATTGACCATACCAATTTTCCCAGCCCATGTTCCAACCTTCCACCAATACGCCATGAAGGTTATTCGCGGCGGCAAAATCTATGTATCGCTTCGTATTTTCGGTGGTCGCGCCATGCCTACCTGTTGGGCTGAGTCCCTGTGCTGAACCAGCATCTTGCGTTCCGGCATAATCCCAAGTTGACTTTCCGAGGTGCATTTCCCACCAAACACCAGCAAACTTCATTGGTCGTATCCAGGAGGTATCTTCATATTTACAAGGCTCATTCAGGTTCAGGATCAACTTAGAGGACAATAAGTCCGCCGCACGATCACCTAGTAAAATAGCCCTCCACGGTGTTCGGTGGCCGGGCCTAACCACAGCCTTATTCACTAAATCTGGTGAAGGGACCAGTATAGCCGATAGTTTCAGGGTGCGATGATCCACGTGCAATTGCATCGCAGGAAAGTCTATGAGGGCCGCTTCGTGGATGGCCATATGCCAGCCATTCGCCATTTTGAAGGTAATCGGGGTTTGGACAGATTGGCGGTCGTGCAGGTTCATGGTTCCGATAGACGTTTCAGTCTCTCGATACCATGTATTTTCGATCTCGCTTATGCGGGTTGTGGAATATAAATGCTCATTGGAATCCCAATCCCCTGGGATCCAAAACGCCTTGTGATCGCCCATCAGTTGGAACGTCGTGAGTTCATCGGTAATGGCAATATCATGTTCATACCCTTCTTTGGGGAATTCATAACGGAAGCCCAGCCCATTATCATACACCCGGAAAACAACCTTTAGACGTGCACCGGAGCGATGTTTCAAAGGGATGGCCACCTCGTTATAGTGGTTCCTGATATCTTTCACTTCCCCCCAAACGGGTTGCCAAGTCTCGTCAAATGTATTTCTTGCGACTGATCCAGCGAGGGTAAAATCTTTCTTCAGGAGCCCATCCCGCAAGGCAAAACCGAGTGCAGATTGTCCTAATACCGCTTGATTACGATAAAAAACCCGGTACGTGGGCACCCCCTCTTCGGAAAGAGTAAACAACACGCGTACTAATTTTCCAGGAGATATAACCGTGATGGGAGACTGTGCCATAGCAGGCGTTCCAGATCCCAACAGGTACAAAACCATCCAAATAACGGCTCTTTTCTTCATGACCATAAAGGTTAGTTTCAAGGAAATAATTGTCTTACCAATTTACAAGACTGCATTCCAGAAGTATGCTGCACCATCTGAATTTTTAGTGCAATAGACCGTCGTTTCCGGCTTAACATGGGTAAATGTCATCAATTTGCTACTCAGTACCTTCAGATCCTTTCCGAAGACATAAGCGTTTAGGCCCCCATTAAACGAAAATCATCCCTTCAAGGCTCACCTCCAAAGCCATGTTATACAAGATCATACTTACACTATAATGATTGGCCAAAAAATAGGAGAAACTCAAAATAGTCAACCTTCCGGGTGTTGAGTGGAGTCGAGCCGAGCGAAGCGACACACGAAGTAAATGCCGATTTTTACAACGTATTTGAGGAGGAGAAATAAATTTTGGGCTTTATTCTAAAAAATGGCCATCATATAGCGTTGCATCAGTCGAAACGCTTGTTCCAATTTGGGATGCTGGTCATGATCCAAAAATAACCAAATCGCATCGTAAGGATTTTTATCGAGCTTGCCTTCACGCTGCTTGTTAATCGCATATTGAACAAGGCTAAGCGGATCGTTCTGCGCTTGCTGCATAATCTCAATTGCAATGGCGCGTTGAAGGAAACGAGGTAGCTACTCTTTTAAAGACTGGCTATACAATTTCCCTGCGAACCCTTCACAAATAATCAAAATACGCTTATAAACGCTACGCTGTTTCATATTCAAGTTTTTGCATCTGAATCAAGAAATCTGTGTCATGAGCCACCTAGACGGCCTGAAGCATACCATTTATCTAATGGAATATCGGCGCGAATTCCCCCAATTTCTGAAGCCCGGAAAAGCGTTGTATTGCCCATTTCATCTTTTTCCGTTAACCAAATTTGATCTCGCCGAAACGCATCATTGTTCAATTGGCTAATATCATGAGTGGCAAAAATCAGTTGCGCGTTATTATGACCAAGGTTCGTCCTGCTTCTAACGCATAAAGTATGATCCAAGCTTTGGGCAGTAAATATTGTGTGCCAAGAGATTCTTCCTCTAAATCGAACTTTATCGTCTGCACATCTCCAGATTCGCTATAGCTAAGATGCTCTGTGTTTTGATTCGGTATTTATTCATTTCTTCCAGATATTGCCTGACTTCCGACGGGAATCCATCCGGAACATGGAATTCGGTTTGGTTCACTTCAACACGAAGCGACTTTACCCCTGTGTCTAAAGCCGAAATGAGGTGGTTGAGCTTGGTTCGGAAATCGGAAAGCAGCATCTTCAAAAGTCGCTTGATGAGTGAAAACTTGAGCGACAACTCTTCCCAGTCATCCATTGGTTGGAAGGCGACCATAACGGACGTAAGAAACGAGTAGTCATTACCGAGCCATACCACCTTGTTTTCTACGGCTTTTGAGAGAAAAAGCTGATGTTCGAGAAGCAACTGTTCAAGGCTTCGTTTCGCACCTTTATACAACTCGCCAAATTTTATAGGCTGCCCTTTTATACGCTCAAACAGCAACACCTTAGAGCGCCTTGTGTATATATACAATGACTCAAGCTCAACTTGGTACTGAGAAAATGAAACAACATATTTATACTGCTCCCCATTGGAAATAAAGACAATCTCAAAAGTTGTTGGTTGTTGACGGCTTCAGGACTTAGTTTATGAGGTTCGTATTAAGAAATTTCTTACTGAGGTTTAAAAAGAGAAGAGCGCGTAACAAAATAGCTTAAGGCATCCATTGCCCACAGTAAATTGCTTTTACTAGAAGCATTCGCCCCATAAAGCACCGCCGTTTGGCTTTGGGGCAAAATAAGACCTTCAACAAACATCTAAAAGGATT is a window from the Bacteroidetes Order II. bacterium genome containing:
- the fusA gene encoding elongation factor G encodes the protein MSDLSLDNVRNIGIMAHIDAGKTTTTERILFYTGRVHRIGEVHEGAAEMDWMEQEKERGITITSAATTTMWGKDIEDTKTGRRKGTHRINIIDTPGHVDFTVEVERSLRVLDGAVALFCAVGGVEPQSETVWRQADKYRVPRIAFVNKMDRTGADFENVLKMMKDRLKANAVPVQYPIGEGAMFKGVIDLIKNKAIIWHDETQGATYDEIEIPADLKNTARHWRIHLLEQVAEQDDELLMKYLDGEELSDEEIRTTVRKATLAMQITPVFCGTAFKNKGVQAVLDGVLDFLPSPVDVEEVKGHALREPDVELIRKTTVSEPFSALAFKIMTDPFVGKLTFVRVYSGKLMKGSKILNTTTEKDERAGRLLQMHANKREDLDFIAAGDIAAVVGLKEVRTGDTLCDIDNPIVLENMEFPEPVIRIAVEPKTKADVEKMGIALSKLAEEDPTFRVSTDQETGQTIIAGMGELHLEIIVDRMKREFKVEANIGAPQVAYREAIRSAVTHTYTHKKQSGGKGQFAEVTFELSPIQGSTGFEFVDNISMGRIPREFIGPVEKGMKSAMDRGPLAGFPMEGLRARLFDGKFHDVDSDANSFEIAGRMGIREAARKASPVLMEPIMDVEVITPEEYMGDVIGDLNSRRGKIMNMEERMGVKVIKAHVPLANMFGYSTQMRSITQGRANYSMQFDHYDAAPKSVADEVIAQAGGN
- the rpsG gene encoding 30S ribosomal protein S7, whose translation is MRKKRAEKRQVLPDPIYGDVTVSKFINAVMQSGKKSIAQAIVYKAFEIIEERTKEPGVEVFRKALNNVAPVVEVRSRRVGGATYQVPMEVRPERRSSLAYRWLINYASARSDKSMAIRLANELISAAKGEGAAVKKKDDTHRMAEANKAFAHFRF
- a CDS encoding 30S ribosomal protein S12; translated protein: MPTIQQLVRKGRSPKIKKTKSPALSSCPQRRGVCTRVYTTTPKKPNSAMRKVAKVRLTNQVEIIAYIPGEGHNLQEHSIVLVRGGRVKDLPGVKYHIVRGAQDTAGVNGRRQARSKYGTKRPKPGQAAAPAGKGGKKK
- a CDS encoding BamA/TamA family outer membrane protein, which produces MRILSILFLGCLFVCARLVWAQPNLRLVNADTQVSKIAFRGHSFPEEQLLEVISTQAPTAFDRLAPSWASRLAFREVRQFPFNPYEVQKDVIRLRRFYQRNGYLSPRILSQFDFDPVANKIKVFFNISEGPPLTIQEILFFGPDGRDAFYQFPDASRNAWRTFRDPFIQQFGERFSELAMAQFREKAVRWMKDKGFAYAQLRDVTMVDTLANLADVTLYISPGPRCSFGKIRITGLEHISVATVLNLLTFREGDPFSYRQLEESKRQIFESSQFRFALFSIPTQPLSDKVDVIFEVREAKLRSVSGQLGLSSDTGPRLEGKWEHRNFLGSARTLSAQVVVQPGDSLGIFRSYPIEKKYRGSLSFRQPHFFYRKLSVLTQPYVEYTNDFLNTPQTSWGVDTSFLLRLSQYQNLNIAFNFSRVTADPATLHNSDQYNQAAIAFSGTLGKVDNILFRTRGWLIKPSITLSGRPGLLPNAPKVLISDLNYLKTSLEGTAYTLPLQQQDGLPDFLRRASLNVRLFAGKMWTADRVFEDDKFYTRYYRLLYFGGGDRDVRGWRNKYLGPRDEFGFALGGTGKITGNIETQIPLPSLNSLRGVAFLDFGNVWTNQLYLNPAKWKFGTGAGIRFLVAGFTGGADLGIKLNPDYQDLHNADGVRCRWYDILGSCSPLSLHIQFGQTF
- the menB gene encoding 1,4-dihydroxy-2-naphthoyl-CoA synthase translates to MSTIQWVEAGTFTDIKYHKAEGLAKITINRPEVRNAFRPETVKELRMALHDAREDHEVGVIILTGEGREAFCSGGDQRIRGDAGYKEAGNEKVMRLNVLDFQREIRTCPKPVIAMVAGWAVGGGHVLHVLCDLTIAADNAKFMQTGPKVGSFDGGYGSSYLARIVGQKKAREIWYLCRPYDAQEALQMGLVNKVVPYEALEETTVEWGREIMQKSPLAIRLLKSALNADCDGQAGLQELAGNATLLFYMTEEGQEGRNAYNERRQPAYDNTERFPRRP
- a CDS encoding glycoside hydrolase family 97 protein; translation: MKKRAVIWMVLYLLGSGTPAMAQSPITVISPGKLVRVLFTLSEEGVPTYRVFYRNQAVLGQSALGFALRDGLLKKDFTLAGSVARNTFDETWQPVWGEVKDIRNHYNEVAIPLKHRSGARLKVVFRVYDNGLGFRYEFPKEGYEHDIAITDELTTFQLMGDHKAFWIPGDWDSNEHLYSTTRISEIENTWYRETETSIGTMNLHDRQSVQTPITFKMANGWHMAIHEAALIDFPAMQLHVDHRTLKLSAILVPSPDLVNKAVVRPGHRTPWRAILLGDRAADLLSSKLILNLNEPCKYEDTSWIRPMKFAGVWWEMHLGKSTWDYAGTQDAGSAQGLSPTGRHGATTENTKRYIDFAAANNLHGVLVEGWNMGWENWYGQWKDEVFDFTKPYPDYDIKAVTDYARSKGVEIIGHHETSGAVTSYERQMEDAFAYMKQHGINAVKTGYVGKIIPKGEHHDGQWMVNHYIRAVEAAARHKVMIDAHEPVRPTGLHRTYPNWMASEAARGNEFNAWSRGNPPEHETILPFTRLLGGPMDYTPGIFDVTFDSFKKDERVHTTVAKQLALYVTLYSPVQMVADLPEHYEGKPSLEFIREVAVDWDDTRILNAEVGEYLSIARKAKNSPNWFIGSITDEVARVFTIPLDFLDAGKTYQATVYEDGQDAHWEKNPKSVNIRRLNVKKGQTLTLKLAAGGGTAISLKPY